The genomic segment CGTCCGGGGAGCTGCGCACCTCGAACTTCATGCTGTGGCAGTCGGCCTACGCCGAGTTCGTCTTCCAGGACACCCTGTTCCCCGACTTCGACCGCCGCCAGCTGTGGTCGGCCTGCCTCGAGTACGCCAAACGTGACCGGCGATTCGGTGCCGCGGTGGACGCGGCGTCGGCCGGAGGAGCCTGATGATGACCGAAGCCGCGGACACCGCGAACCTGCTCACCCTCGCCCGCGAGTCACTCGAGCGCTACCTCGAGGTGCACGTCGACGACGACGGCGCGCTCACCTTCATGCACGCCGACGTGCCGTGCGTGGTGCAGGCGACGCGCCTGGCCGACGGGCTGACCGTGCTGAGCCTGACCTGCGTGGTGGCCTGGGACCTGCCCGACGACCCGTCGATCGCCGCCTCCGCGGCCGAACGCGCCGGTCAGGGCCTGTTCGGCACCCTCGGCGTCGTGCACACCGAGCGGGGCATGGACGTGACCCTGCGCTACGCCTTCCCCGCCGAGGGCATGGACCCCTCGCCGCTGGGCACGCTGCTGATGCTGGTGGTGTCGACCGCCTCGCAGCTGCGCACCGACCTTCTCGGCATCCCGGAGTCCTGACCCGCGAACCGCAGGCCAGGACGGGGCGGGCCGGTCTGGCATAGTGCCGAACGTGGGAATCATTTCCGACAGCGCGCGGACGAAACCGAAGCGCGGGCGGATCACCTCGATCGAGGTGCTCTGCGCCGTGCTGCTGATCGCGATCCTCGGGCAGGGCTGGCTCCAGCAGGTGCTCGACGTGCCCGCGCTGCGCACCGGCTCCACGGTGTTCGTCGCCGTCTGCGTGCAGGCGCTGCCGTTCCTCGTGCTCGGTGTGCTGATCAGCGGCGCGATCGCGGCGTTCGTCCCAGCCCGCGTGCTGCGGAAGGTGCTGCCGAAACGCGAGAGCGCCGCGGTCGGTGTGGCCGGACTGGCCGGGGTCGCGCTGCCGGGCTGTGAATGCGCCTCGGTGCCGGTCGCGCGCCGGTTGATGGGGCAGGGCGTGGCGCCCGCCGCCGCGCTGACCTTCCTGCTCGCCGCGCCCGCGGTGAACCCGGTGGTGCTGGTGGCGACCGCGGTCGCGTTCCCCGGCGAGCCGATGATGGTGCTCGCGCGGTTCCTCGCCTCACTCGCCACCGCGATGGTGATGGGCTGGCTGTGGGCCCGCTTCGGCAAGCTCGAATGGATCGCCGAGCGGGCGCTGCGCCGCCTGCCCGACAGCGAACCCGGGTCGCGGTGGAAGACCTTCGCCGAGATCGCCCGCACGGACCTGGTCGAGGCGGGCGGCTTCCTGGTGCTGGGCGCGCTGATCTCGGCCGCGCTCGGTGTGCTGGTGCCGCCGGAGTGGTTCGGCGTGCTGGGCGAGCAGATCGTGCTCGGCATCCTGGTGATGGCCGTGCTCGCGGTGGTGCTCGCGCTGTGCAGTGAGGCCGACGCGTTCGTCGCCGCCTCGCTGACCGCCGTGCCGCTGCTGCCGAAACTGGTGTTCCTGGTGGTCGGCCCGGCCATCGACGTCAAGCTGTTCGCGCTGCAGGCCGGGACCTTCGGCCGGTCGTTCGCGCTGCGGTTCGCCCCGGTCACCTTCGTCGTCGCGACCACCTGCGCGGTGCTCGCCGGCTCGTTCCTGCTCGGAGGTTCGTGATGCGGCGAGAAACGCAGAACATCCTGCTCATCCTGCTCGGCGGGGCGTTGCTCAAGATCAGCTTCAACGGCGACTACCTGCGGTACGTCAAGCCGGCGCACCAGCCGTGGGTGATCGCCGGTGGCGCGATCATGGTGCTGCTCGGGGTGGTCGCGATCGGCCGCGACCTGCTCGCCGCCCGCCGGTCCGCCGCGCCCGCCGAGCCGCACGCGCACGAGGGGCACCAGCACCCGGCCCGGTCGGCGTGGCTGCTGATGGTGCCGGTGCTCGCGGTGTTCCTGGTCGCGCCGCCCGCGCTCGGCTCGGATTCGGTGACCCGCACGCAGGGCCGCACACCGCAGTCGTCGGCGCTGCGGGACGCGCAGCTCTTCCCCGCGCTGCCCGAGCAGGCGGTCGTGCCGTTGCCGGTCTCGGAGTTCGTCACGCGGGCGGGCTGGGATTCGAGTGGTTCGCTGAACGGCCGCACGGTCTCGCTATCCGGGTTCGTCGCCCGCGACGGCGAGGACGTGCTGCTCGCCCGGCTGGTCATCGGCTGCTGCGCGGCTGACGCGAACCCGGTCACCGTGCGCCTGCTCGGCCCGGGCACCGAGGGCCTGAAGCCGGACGCCTGGATCGAGGTCACCGGCGAGGTCGTGCCCGGCACCACGACCCGGGAGACGAACTACACGCCGGACCTCACCCTGGCCTCGGTCCGGCCGGTGCCCGCGCCGAAGGATCCGTACGAGTACTGAGCGGGAGCGAGCCGTGGCCTATCGGACGACCGTGCTGCTTCCGCGTGGAGTGGCGTGGGGCCTGCGCGCGGTTTGCGCGGGGTGCGTGCTGCTGAGCGCGGCGCTGTGGTGGTTCGCCGGGGACGCGCCGATCTCGTGCGCGGTGGCGACGGTGATCCTGCTGGGGGTGTCCGGCCCGCTGGCGCTGTCCCGCGGGCGCATCGAGGTCGACGACGAGCACCTCCGGTTGAAGCTGGTCCCGCTGTTCACCAAAACCGTGCCACGCCACGAGATCGTCGCCGTGGAACCGGCCGAAGTGGACCCGTGGCGCGACTTCCACGGGTTCGGCTACCGCCTGACCGGTGCCGGCCGGATCGGGTTCGTCTTCCGCCGCGGCCCGGCGGTCCGGGTGTCCACCCGGGACGGCCGGACCTACGTGATCAGCGACCCGGCGGCGGACGAACTCCTCGCGGCCCTGCGCTAGCTCGCGGCGGCCAGCGCGCTCGGCGTGCGGCAGCCGACGATCGCGGGTGTCTCCTGGACGAGCGTGTCGTCGGTGAGCGCCTCCACCATGAACAACGCGAAGTCCACGCGCCGCGTCAGGTTGCTCTCGAGGATCGGGTCACCGACGTGGCGGCTCCACACCGGCAGCCCCTGGCTCTCGCCCTCTTCCAGATCGCTCCCGCGGACGACGGTCCACCGCCGGTCGCTGGCGAAGATCCGGCGGCACGCCTCGACCTGGTCGTCGATCTCGGCCGCGCGCACCAGCCGGGCCAGCCGGGTGGCGACCCGGAGGAACGCCCGGAACTTCCACGAGTACTTGTCCTCGCCGTCCCGCGTGATGTGCCAGCCACACGAAAAGATCAGGCGCGCCTCGGGTTCGGCGTGGTCGAGCACGGCTTGCGCGGTGCCCGACGAGTACTGCTGCACGCCCCAGGGGACCAGCACGGTCAGCACCCCGTCGCAGCCGGCGACCGCCTCGCGGATCAACTCCGGGTCGTTCGTCGGACCGGGGACGACGGTGATCCGGTCGGCGAACTCCGCCAGTTTCGGCACGCTGCGCTCCCGGCAGACGCCGACGACCTGGTAACCGCGGTCCAGTGCCTGCCGGACCATGTACCGACCCAGTTTTCCCGACGCCCCGACGATGCAGACCTTCTTCATGTGTCCTCCCGGACTTACGTTGTAAGTAACGCTAGACTTACGTTGTAAGCCAGTCAAGGAGGCAGTGGATGGGACAGCGCGGCACAAAGCCGCGGCGGGCGCCGCTCAGCCGGGACCGGGTGGTCGGCGCGGCGATGGCGCTGGCCGACGAGAAGGGGGAGGCCGGGGTCACCATGCGGGCGGTCGCCGCCCGGCTCGGGGTCGAGGCGATGTCGCTCTACAACCACGTGGCCGGCCGGGACGACCTGCTCGACGGCATGGTCGACGCGGTGTTCGGCGAGATCGAGCTGCCCGATCCGGCCGCGGGCTGGAAGGAGAGCATGCGCGACCGCGCCGCTTCGTCACGGGCGGCGCTGCGGCGTCACCGGTGGGCCGTCGGCCTGATGGACTCGCGCAAGCAGCCGGGCCCGGCCACCCTTCGGCACCACGACGCCGTGCTGGGCGCTCTGCGCGGCGGTGGCTTCTCCGTGGTGATGGCCGCGCACGCCTTCTCGGTGATCGACAGCTACCTCTACGGGTTCGTGCTCCAGGAACTGAGTCTGCCGTTCAGCGACTCGTCCGAACTCGACGAGGTCGCCGCCGGGATCGTGGAGGTCGCGCCCGTCGGCGACTACCCGCACCTGATGGAACTCATGACCGAGCACGCCCTGAAACCGGGTTACGACTACGGGGACGAGTTCGACTTCGGCCTGGCGCTCATCCTCGACGCGCTGGAGCCGGACGAGGCCTGAGCCGGGTCAGGCCTTGGCGCAGTCGGCGCAGAGGCCGACGATCTCCACGGTGTGCGAGATGTCGGAGAACCCGTTGCCGCTGGCGATCTTCTCCGCCCAGCGTTCCACCGCCGGGCCCTCCACCTCGACGGTGTACCCGCAGCGGCGGCAGACCAGGTGATGGTGGTGGTGCGAGGAGCAGCGGCGGTAGATCGCCTCGCCGGACTCGGTGCGCAGGACGTCGATCTCCCCGGCCTCGGACAGCGACTGCAGCGTCCGGTACACCGTGGTCAGGCCGATGCCCTCGCCACGCTTGCGCAGCTCGTCGTGCAGTTCCTGTGCCGAGCGGAAGTCGTCGACCGCGTCCAGCAGCTCGACCACGGCGGCGCGCTGCTTGGTGGAGCGGCGGCCGGGCAGCGGGGCCCGGCCCCTGGTCGGGGTGCTCACGGGTGCCTGCCCTCCTGCACGTGCGCCACCGCGTCCACCACGATGTGCGCCAGGTGGTCGTCGACCAGGCGGTAGACGACCTCGCGGCCGCGCCGCTCGCCGTGCACCACACCGGCCGCCTTGAGCACGCGCAGGTGCTGGCTGATCAGCGGCTGGGCCACCTCGAGCGAGTCGACCAGTTCGTGCACGCAGCGGTCGCCGTCGCGCAGTTGCAGCACGATCGAGATGCGGACCGGCGCGGCCAGCGCGCGCAGCAGTTCCCCGGCCTCGACCAGGGTGCCCGACGACGGGGTCGGCGCGTGCGGGGACGGGGTCCGGGCCGGGGAGTGCACGTGCTCGGCGTCCTCCGGCAGACCGGGGGGCGCGGCGTCCGGGCTCACCGTCGGCATCGTCCACTCCAGCGGTTGGCGAAAAGGGTTGTCTTTACCATCCTAATGCTTGTCTCGGACGTTGCGCCGTTCGAGTGACAACGAGGGTAAATCGTGAGTAAGTTTCCTATCTTGTGGACTGCCGTGCGAAGTTTGGCCGGGTGACGGCCACGCTGCGTGGTCTGGGGTGACGCAAGCAACCCACGCGGGCGATCGCGCGTGTGTGTTACGGCAGAAGCGCCTATGAAGCTGAGGAGCCATGACGCGTTTAGTGACGAAGCTGGCCGCCGGCACGACGGCATTGGCCTTCGCGGTGGTACCGGGGGTGGCCTCGGCCCAGGTGGACGAGGAGACCGGCCCGGTCGCCTACGCCAACGCCGCCGCGGCGAAGGTGGGCGAGGGTGAGGGCGCGGGCACCGTCGTCACCGAGACGCAGAAGTCCCCGCTCAAGGCGGGCCAGTCGAAGCTGGGGCCGGAGCGCAACCTGCTGCCCAAGGACGAGGGCGAGAAGAAGGCCATCGGCTCGAACTACCTGATCCACCTCGGCAAGTACAACCCGGACGCCAGCCCGTACCCGGCGGACGTGGACAGCCGCGACCACAACGTGGTGGCGACGCTGAAGGACACCAACGTGCCCACGGCCACCGCCGAGACCAACTACGCGCTGCAGGACGTCACCCTCGGCGGCAAGACGGACCTGGAGAACACCTTCCTTGCGCTGGACGGGGCCAAGTCCACCGTCGAGTGCGCGGCCCCGGACAAGCTGACCGGCTCCACCACCGCCGAGGCCATCTGGGTCCGCACGCAGCCGACCGGAGACCTCGAGAAGGTCGAGCCGGACGCGGACGGCAAAGTCGAGCTGACGGGCTTGCCGTTCGGCCCGCCGAGCGACAAGACCGCCGAGGGCGAGGACACCAGCGCGACGACCAAGACCGTTTCCGATCTGACCCTGCGGCCGATCACGGAGTTCGATTCACTGCTGCGGCAGGAGCAGTGGCGCAGCGGCGAGCTGAACTCGTCGGCGGGCTGGCTGGTCGAGATCGTTTCGCATGTCACGAACACGGCAGGCGTGGTCGTCGCGGACGTGAAGTCCCGCTACGTGCTCGGTGGCGTCAGCTGCTCGATCCCGAAGAACTTCACCCCGGCCGACCCGCAGTCGAGCACCCCGCAGGTGCCGACGAAGATCCCGGCGGGCGTCACCGCGCCGGCGGACTCGGACGGCGTGTCCCCGCTGGGCCTGTCGCTGCTCGGCGGTGGCGTGCTGCTGGGCGCCGGTGCCGTGCTGACGCTGCGCCGCCGTCCCGCGCCGGTCGAGCGGAAGAGCTGACCTGGTGGAGACGCCACCCGCGGTCGCGGAGGTTCCGCGCCGCCGCAAGCTGATCGCGATCGTGCTCGCCGTGGTCGCGGTGGTCGTCGCCGGAGTCGGGGTCTGGGTGCTGGTGAGCGGCCCGGACCCCGCCCCGGTGGCGCAGGCGCCCGCTCCGGCGCCCGCCGCGCCGCTGCCCGCGGCCACCTCCGCCCCGCAGACCGCGGTGCAGGTGGCCGAGCCCGCGCAGAGCCCCGGCACCGTCCGGCTGCCCGAAGGCGGCACGGCGAAGCTGATCCGCAAGGAGGTCACCGCCGACGGCGTGCTGCCCATCCCGGACGGGCTCGACGAGGCCACCTGGTGGGGCGCCAAGCTCGGCGACAGCCAGGGCGCGGCGCTGCTGTCCGGGCACGTGAACTGGAAGCGGCAGAACGGCCCGTTCGACGAGCTGTGGCGCACCAGCCCCGGCCAGGAGGTCAGCGTGGTCGACACCGGCGGTGGCCAGTGGAAGTACCGGATCACCGAGGTGGTCACGCTGCACAAGAACGACCTGCCGGACCACGCGCAGAAGTTGTTCGGCCAGGACGGGCCGCACCGGCTGGTACTGGTCACCTGCGGCGGGGACTACGTCGGCGGTACCGAGGGCTACGAGGACAACCGGATCGTCACCGCGGAACTCGTCTCACGGCCGTGAACCGGCGATGATCCGCGATTGCCTGCTCACCCCAGGCAAACCCCTCGCGGAGCGCTTCAGGCGGGGCGGATACTCTGACGGTTCCCAGTCAGAGTTTCGTCCCCGCATGTCACGGAGCGTGGAGTGCCCGCCAACACCATCGAGACCGTAGTCAGTCTCTGCAAGCGTCGTGGTTTCGTCTTTCCGTGCGGGGAGATCTACGGGGGTACCCGGTCGGCGTGGGACTACGGTCCGCTCGGCGTGGAGATCAAGGAGAACATCAAGCGCCAGTGGTGGAAGTCCATGGTGCAGGGCCGCGACGACGTCGTCGGCCTGGACTCCTCGGTGATCCTGCCGCGGCCGGTGTGGGTCGCCTCCGGGCACGTCGGCGTGTTCACCGACCCGCTGGTGGAATGCCTGTCCTGCCACAAGCGCTTCCGGGCCGACCAGCTCGCCGAGGAGTACGCCGAGCGCACGGGCAAGGAGGTCGCCGAGGACGAGCTGTCCGACGTGCCCTGCCCGAACTGCGGCAACCGCGGCCAGTACACCGAGCCGCGTGACTTCAACATGATGCTCAAGACCTACCTCGGCCCGGTGGAGTCCGAGGAGGGCCTGCACTACCTGCGTCCGGAGACCGCGCAGGGCATCTTCATCAACTTCCTCAACGTGCAGACCACCTCGCGGAAGAAGCCGCCGTTCGGCATCGGCCAGATCGGCAAGTCCTTCCGCAACGAGATCACCCCGGGCAACTTCATCTTCCGGACCCGCGAGTTCGAGCAGATGGAGATGGAGTTCTTCGTCGAGCCGGGCGAGGACGAGGTCTGGCACCAGCAGTGGATCGACACCCGCACCGCCTGGTACACCGACCTCGGCATCAAGGCCGAGAACCTGCGTCACTACGAGCACCCCAAGGAAAAGCTGTCGCACTACTCGAAGCGCACCGTCGACATCGAGTACCGCTTCGGCTTCGGCGGCCAGGAGTGGGGTGAGCTCGAAGGCATCGCGAACCGCACCGACTTCGACCTCACCACGCACTCGAACCACTCGGGCGTGGACCTGTCGTACTTCGACCAGTCCACCGGCCAGCGCTACCGGCCGTTCGTGATCGAGCCGGCGGCCGGTGTCGGCCGCTCGATGATGGCCTTCCTGGTCGACGCCTACACCGAGGACGAGGTGCCCAACGCCAAGGGCGGGGTCGACAAGCGCGTGGTGCTGAAGCTGGACTACCGGCTCGCGCCGTACAAGGTCGCGGTGCTGCCGCTCTCGCGCAACGCCGACCTCACGCCGAAGGCCCGCGACGTGGCGGCCACGCTGCGCCGCAACTGGAACGTCGACTTCGACGACGCCGGTTCGATCGGCAAGCGCTACCGCCGCCAGGAAGAGATCGGTACCCCGTTCTGCGTGACCGTCGACTTCGACTCGCTCGAGGACCACGCGGTCACCGTGCGCGAGCGCGACTCGATGCGCCAGGAGCGGGTCTCGATCGACCAGTTGGAGTCCTACCTCGGTGCGCGCCTGATCGGCTGCTGATCCGCCGACGGCGGTCACGGCAGGTCGTGACCGCCGCGGTGTCCGAAGTGGAGCTTCGGGGCGGGCCGGCCGCGGCGCTCGCCGCCCGTCGTCCACCCAGTCCATAGTGGACGTGGGTCGGCGGCGGTGAGGGGGTGCTCGCTACCGAGCGTGCGTCTGTCAGGATTTCCCCACTATGACTGCGCGAATTCCCGGACGAGTGAGTGCTGCCCGCTGGGTGCGCCGAGCCGTGGTCGGCGCGGTGCTGATCACCCTGCTCGTGGTCGGCGGCACGGCGGCGCGGGTGTGGCACGTCGCCCGCCTCGACGACCGGTCCCCGGCCGACGTGATCGTGGTGCTCGGCGCCGCCCAGTACAACGGCAAGCCTTCGGAGGTCTTCCGCGCCCGGCTGGTGCACGCCAAGCAGCTCTACGACACCGGCGTGGCCAAGTACGTGGTGACCTCGGGTGGCTCCGCCGAGGGCGACAGCTTCACCGAGGCCGAGGCGGGGGCGCGCTGGCTGGTCGAGCGCGGGGTGCCGCGCGAGCACACGATCGCCGTGGGTGAGGGCCGGGACACCCTCGGCACGCTGCACGCGGTCGCCGACGAGGTGCACCGGCGCGGGCTGAGCACCGTGGTGCTGGTCAGCGATCCGTGGCACTCGCTGCGGTCGAGGACGATGGCCGAGGACGTCGGCCTGGACGCCTGGAGCTCGCCGACGCACAGCGGGCCGATCGTCCAGACCCGCGAGACCCAGGCCAAGTACATCTTCCGGGAAACCGGGGCGCTGCTGTTCTACCGGATTTCGAAACGCCCGGCCGACGATATCGGCGGCACCGGCCTCGGCTGAGGAAAGGTATTCCTCCGCCGCCGATCATGTGATTCTCCCGGTATGCGGAAACAATTCTCACGCGGCGCTGGGGTTACCGGTTCCGCCCGGTAACGGTGGCACCACGGAGAGCCGCCGGTGGGTGTAGCCCTGGATCGGGCGGGCCAGTGCGGCCAGTCCGGCCGGGGTCAGCTCGGCCCGCACCCAGCTGCCCGGCAGTGCCGGGCCCGCCGCCCTGATCAGCCCCGCCCTGGCCAGCTGGTGGGAAGTCGCCTGGTCACTGCAGTGCAGGCCGTCCACCCGCAGGTCCGGCTCGCAGCTCGCGGTCAGCTCCGCGCGGCCCGCCTGCACCGCACGCAGCATCGCGCGGGCCCGGTGGGTGATCTGCTGGGTGAGCTGCGTTGTCTCAGGAGTGACGACTTCGGCTCTTTCGGCGCTTGTCATAACTCATCACCGCCTCCGTGGTTCCAGTGTTCGTGGTGACCGGAATCACAATCGTCTCCTGGTTTGCTTTCCGGCGGCACCCGAGAAAGTCCCTAGGGGAACCCCTATTTCGGATCCGGCCGGTCTCGTGGCCCGCGCTTAAACTGGTGCGGGTGAACTCCTACACGGCACACGACGCCGAGCGGCGGCTCGCCGAACCGGCCAAGGGCGCGGTGCTGCCGGGTGCGCGTGCCGACGCCCGCAGCGCGTTCGCGCGCGACCGCGCCCGGGTGCTGCACTCGGCCGCGCTGCGCCGGCTGGCCGGCAAGACGCAGGTGGTCGGGCCGGGGGAGGGCACCGAGGTC from the Amycolatopsis magusensis genome contains:
- a CDS encoding permease, which encodes MGIISDSARTKPKRGRITSIEVLCAVLLIAILGQGWLQQVLDVPALRTGSTVFVAVCVQALPFLVLGVLISGAIAAFVPARVLRKVLPKRESAAVGVAGLAGVALPGCECASVPVARRLMGQGVAPAAALTFLLAAPAVNPVVLVATAVAFPGEPMMVLARFLASLATAMVMGWLWARFGKLEWIAERALRRLPDSEPGSRWKTFAEIARTDLVEAGGFLVLGALISAALGVLVPPEWFGVLGEQIVLGILVMAVLAVVLALCSEADAFVAASLTAVPLLPKLVFLVVGPAIDVKLFALQAGTFGRSFALRFAPVTFVVATTCAVLAGSFLLGGS
- a CDS encoding TIGR03943 family putative permease subunit; translated protein: MRRETQNILLILLGGALLKISFNGDYLRYVKPAHQPWVIAGGAIMVLLGVVAIGRDLLAARRSAAPAEPHAHEGHQHPARSAWLLMVPVLAVFLVAPPALGSDSVTRTQGRTPQSSALRDAQLFPALPEQAVVPLPVSEFVTRAGWDSSGSLNGRTVSLSGFVARDGEDVLLARLVIGCCAADANPVTVRLLGPGTEGLKPDAWIEVTGEVVPGTTTRETNYTPDLTLASVRPVPAPKDPYEY
- a CDS encoding NAD(P)-dependent oxidoreductase, producing the protein MKKVCIVGASGKLGRYMVRQALDRGYQVVGVCRERSVPKLAEFADRITVVPGPTNDPELIREAVAGCDGVLTVLVPWGVQQYSSGTAQAVLDHAEPEARLIFSCGWHITRDGEDKYSWKFRAFLRVATRLARLVRAAEIDDQVEACRRIFASDRRWTVVRGSDLEEGESQGLPVWSRHVGDPILESNLTRRVDFALFMVEALTDDTLVQETPAIVGCRTPSALAAAS
- a CDS encoding TetR/AcrR family transcriptional regulator, coding for MGQRGTKPRRAPLSRDRVVGAAMALADEKGEAGVTMRAVAARLGVEAMSLYNHVAGRDDLLDGMVDAVFGEIELPDPAAGWKESMRDRAASSRAALRRHRWAVGLMDSRKQPGPATLRHHDAVLGALRGGGFSVVMAAHAFSVIDSYLYGFVLQELSLPFSDSSELDEVAAGIVEVAPVGDYPHLMELMTEHALKPGYDYGDEFDFGLALILDALEPDEA
- a CDS encoding Fur family transcriptional regulator codes for the protein MSTPTRGRAPLPGRRSTKQRAAVVELLDAVDDFRSAQELHDELRKRGEGIGLTTVYRTLQSLSEAGEIDVLRTESGEAIYRRCSSHHHHHLVCRRCGYTVEVEGPAVERWAEKIASGNGFSDISHTVEIVGLCADCAKA
- a CDS encoding ArsR/SmtB family transcription factor, which translates into the protein MPTVSPDAAPPGLPEDAEHVHSPARTPSPHAPTPSSGTLVEAGELLRALAAPVRISIVLQLRDGDRCVHELVDSLEVAQPLISQHLRVLKAAGVVHGERRGREVVYRLVDDHLAHIVVDAVAHVQEGRHP
- a CDS encoding class F sortase — encoded protein: METPPAVAEVPRRRKLIAIVLAVVAVVVAGVGVWVLVSGPDPAPVAQAPAPAPAAPLPAATSAPQTAVQVAEPAQSPGTVRLPEGGTAKLIRKEVTADGVLPIPDGLDEATWWGAKLGDSQGAALLSGHVNWKRQNGPFDELWRTSPGQEVSVVDTGGGQWKYRITEVVTLHKNDLPDHAQKLFGQDGPHRLVLVTCGGDYVGGTEGYEDNRIVTAELVSRP
- a CDS encoding glycine--tRNA ligase — its product is MPANTIETVVSLCKRRGFVFPCGEIYGGTRSAWDYGPLGVEIKENIKRQWWKSMVQGRDDVVGLDSSVILPRPVWVASGHVGVFTDPLVECLSCHKRFRADQLAEEYAERTGKEVAEDELSDVPCPNCGNRGQYTEPRDFNMMLKTYLGPVESEEGLHYLRPETAQGIFINFLNVQTTSRKKPPFGIGQIGKSFRNEITPGNFIFRTREFEQMEMEFFVEPGEDEVWHQQWIDTRTAWYTDLGIKAENLRHYEHPKEKLSHYSKRTVDIEYRFGFGGQEWGELEGIANRTDFDLTTHSNHSGVDLSYFDQSTGQRYRPFVIEPAAGVGRSMMAFLVDAYTEDEVPNAKGGVDKRVVLKLDYRLAPYKVAVLPLSRNADLTPKARDVAATLRRNWNVDFDDAGSIGKRYRRQEEIGTPFCVTVDFDSLEDHAVTVRERDSMRQERVSIDQLESYLGARLIGC
- a CDS encoding YdcF family protein gives rise to the protein MTARIPGRVSAARWVRRAVVGAVLITLLVVGGTAARVWHVARLDDRSPADVIVVLGAAQYNGKPSEVFRARLVHAKQLYDTGVAKYVVTSGGSAEGDSFTEAEAGARWLVERGVPREHTIAVGEGRDTLGTLHAVADEVHRRGLSTVVLVSDPWHSLRSRTMAEDVGLDAWSSPTHSGPIVQTRETQAKYIFRETGALLFYRISKRPADDIGGTGLG